In one Candidatus Binataceae bacterium genomic region, the following are encoded:
- a CDS encoding phosphoribosyltransferase family protein, whose amino-acid sequence MTQVVISSDAVSLEGELAMPAEAAVIVLFAHGSGSGRLSPRNQFVARMLQEAGIGTLLFDLLTEAEAAERENVFDVDFLAHRLGDATRWLRARPEAGAYPLGYFGASTGAAAALMAAAQDGAIGAVVSRGGRPDLALRHLAEVVAPTLLIVGGLDYGVIELNERAYRLLRCEKSLKIVPGATHLFEEPGTLEQVAELAGDWFSRHLKTSRVADPPAQELIYADREAAGRLLARRLMAYAHTDAVVLALARGGVPVAKVVADALGAPLDVIVVRKLGAPGQPELGIGAVADGDHPRAIFNQDIIEQLGVSDEYIEAEITRQLKEVNRRESAYRGGRAKLALAGKTVIVVDDGIATGSSVRAALRGVRRQQPKRLILAIPVAPAESLAALRSDADEIICLETPEDFFAVGQFYRDFEQVSDDRVKTILSQKQSAHAHPQA is encoded by the coding sequence GTGACGCAGGTTGTCATTTCTTCGGACGCGGTGAGTTTGGAGGGTGAACTCGCGATGCCCGCGGAGGCCGCGGTGATCGTGCTGTTTGCTCACGGCAGCGGCAGCGGCCGGCTGAGTCCGCGCAATCAGTTCGTCGCGCGCATGCTCCAGGAAGCCGGGATCGGCACCTTGCTGTTCGATCTGCTCACGGAAGCCGAAGCGGCTGAGCGCGAAAACGTGTTCGACGTGGACTTTCTCGCCCATCGATTGGGCGACGCGACGCGCTGGCTGAGAGCCAGGCCGGAGGCGGGGGCTTACCCACTTGGGTACTTCGGGGCCAGCACCGGAGCCGCGGCGGCGCTGATGGCCGCGGCGCAGGACGGCGCTATCGGCGCGGTAGTTTCGCGCGGCGGGCGCCCCGACCTTGCTTTGCGCCACCTCGCCGAGGTCGTCGCGCCCACCCTGCTGATCGTGGGCGGCCTGGACTACGGCGTGATCGAGCTGAATGAGCGGGCCTACCGCCTGCTGCGGTGCGAGAAATCGCTCAAGATCGTGCCTGGCGCGACCCACCTGTTCGAGGAGCCGGGCACCCTGGAGCAGGTCGCGGAGCTGGCAGGGGACTGGTTCAGCCGCCACCTGAAGACGTCACGAGTCGCTGACCCGCCCGCGCAGGAATTAATCTATGCGGACCGGGAAGCGGCTGGTCGGCTGCTCGCGCGGCGGCTGATGGCATACGCCCACACCGATGCGGTGGTGCTGGCCCTAGCGCGCGGTGGCGTGCCGGTGGCCAAAGTAGTTGCCGACGCCTTGGGCGCGCCGCTGGATGTAATTGTAGTGCGCAAGCTGGGAGCGCCAGGCCAGCCTGAGTTGGGGATCGGCGCCGTGGCCGACGGCGACCATCCACGCGCGATCTTCAACCAGGACATCATCGAGCAGCTCGGGGTCTCGGATGAATACATCGAGGCTGAAATTACGCGCCAGCTCAAGGAAGTTAACCGCCGCGAGAGCGCGTATCGGGGCGGCCGGGCCAAGCTTGCGCTTGCGGGTAAGACCGTGATCGTCGTCGATGACGGAATCGCAACCGGCTCCTCGGTCCGGGCCGCCCTGCGCGGAGTGCGCCGGCAACAGCCAAAGCGCTTGATTCTCGCGATCCCGGTCGCGCCGGCGGAGAGCCTCGCGGCGCTGCGAAGCGATGCCGACGAAATTATTTGTCTGGAGACCCCCGAGGATTTCTTTGCCGTAGGCCAATTTTATCGTGATTTCGAGCAGGTTTCCGACGATCGGGTCAAAACGATTCTAAGCCAGAAACAATCCGCCCACGCGCATCCGCAAGCGTAG
- a CDS encoding CBS domain-containing protein, with product MKVEQLMTHEVKTCSESDTLNRAAELMWESDCGCIPIIRSNGDGKVIGIVTDRDIAMAAYTQGKQLWAIPVAEAMARKVIACHASDGVSQAEALMRDNQVRRLPVLDQNEHLVGILSLNDLAREAQREVSAGKRAEVTEDAVAETLAFVCQPRTSHQMAVVA from the coding sequence ATGAAAGTTGAGCAATTGATGACGCACGAGGTAAAGACTTGTTCCGAGTCCGACACCCTCAACCGAGCCGCCGAGTTGATGTGGGAGTCTGACTGCGGCTGCATCCCGATCATCCGCTCCAATGGCGACGGCAAGGTAATTGGGATCGTCACGGATCGCGACATCGCGATGGCCGCGTACACGCAGGGCAAGCAGCTTTGGGCCATTCCGGTGGCAGAGGCGATGGCACGCAAGGTAATCGCTTGTCACGCCAGCGATGGCGTCAGCCAGGCCGAGGCCTTGATGCGCGACAATCAGGTAAGGCGGTTGCCCGTGCTGGATCAGAATGAACACCTGGTCGGGATCCTCTCGCTCAACGACCTGGCGCGGGAGGCGCAGCGTGAAGTGTCGGCGGGCAAACGGGCGGAGGTTACGGAGGACGCGGTAGCCGAAACTCTGGCCTTCGTCTGCCAGCCGCGCACTTCGCATCAGATGGCCGTGGTGGCCTAG
- a CDS encoding Hsp20/alpha crystallin family protein translates to MLTIKGVREEKQETKKADYFRREIRYGAFERSIGLPEGIKAEDLKATYHDGVLELAAPMPKEAIPKEVKIQVEGSKGGSAKTSAA, encoded by the coding sequence GTGCTGACGATCAAGGGCGTGCGGGAGGAAAAGCAGGAGACCAAAAAAGCCGATTATTTCCGGCGCGAGATTCGCTACGGCGCCTTCGAGCGTTCAATCGGCCTGCCCGAGGGGATCAAGGCCGAAGACCTCAAGGCGACCTACCATGACGGTGTTCTGGAACTGGCGGCTCCGATGCCTAAGGAGGCCATACCGAAGGAAGTGAAAATCCAGGTCGAGGGATCCAAGGGCGGTTCGGCGAAGACGAGCGCGGCCTGA
- a CDS encoding MFS transporter, translated as MKRERLTGERKVGGILDPSIADWQAAAIMFGMTMNRDLGLLFASRALRSFAQGYMAVIIPMYIAILGYGAVELGILSAVSSIVSATLALSVGVLADRFGRKLFMILISLMMAISGLVFATSHAFVVIALAAALGTFGGGGGAGRGGAWGPFYPAAQALLAEHSLALERTAVFGVLSFVGVMAGALGSLAAYLPQLLTSAGFTPLQGYQALFLLTAAIGLAMALVVIPMRETRTFPDPASVRPKPSPSAKPADTLRWGLSPKTWKIVARFMVTNTVNGFAIGMVGPFLVYWFYRRYGATAGQLGSLLFVINLVSALPFLAAGRLALRFGSVSIVVFTRLIGCMMLAAMALMPSFWLAAVIYALRTVFNTLSVPVRQSYLMGVIEPTERASAAGFSNSPSQVGTALSPFLAGYLMEHVWLGLPLEGGAVLQTINALLYWFFFRDLRPPEELKLDELDAVEESPTAVGPSL; from the coding sequence ATGAAGCGCGAGCGACTCACTGGGGAACGAAAAGTCGGCGGGATACTCGACCCCAGCATTGCCGACTGGCAAGCTGCCGCTATCATGTTTGGGATGACGATGAATCGCGACCTGGGGCTGCTGTTTGCCTCGCGTGCGCTGCGCAGCTTCGCCCAGGGTTACATGGCGGTGATCATCCCCATGTACATCGCGATTTTGGGTTACGGCGCGGTCGAGCTGGGGATTCTGTCCGCGGTCAGTTCGATTGTCAGCGCGACCCTGGCCCTGTCGGTCGGGGTCCTGGCCGATCGATTCGGGCGTAAGCTGTTCATGATCCTGATCTCGCTGATGATGGCGATAAGCGGGTTGGTCTTTGCCACCTCCCACGCCTTTGTCGTGATCGCCCTGGCCGCTGCGCTGGGAACCTTCGGCGGCGGTGGCGGCGCCGGCCGCGGTGGCGCCTGGGGTCCCTTCTATCCCGCCGCGCAGGCACTGCTGGCCGAGCATTCATTGGCGTTGGAGCGCACCGCGGTCTTTGGCGTGCTCTCGTTTGTCGGCGTGATGGCTGGGGCGCTGGGCTCGCTGGCCGCCTATCTGCCGCAATTATTGACGAGCGCCGGCTTTACTCCGCTGCAAGGCTACCAGGCCCTGTTTTTGCTCACTGCCGCGATTGGCTTGGCGATGGCGCTGGTGGTCATCCCGATGCGCGAGACGCGAACTTTCCCTGATCCCGCTTCGGTCCGGCCCAAGCCCTCGCCCAGTGCCAAACCCGCCGATACGTTGCGCTGGGGGCTGTCGCCGAAGACTTGGAAGATCGTTGCTCGCTTTATGGTTACCAATACCGTCAACGGCTTTGCCATCGGGATGGTCGGACCATTCTTGGTCTATTGGTTTTACCGCCGCTACGGTGCCACGGCGGGCCAACTGGGCTCGCTGCTGTTTGTAATAAACCTGGTCTCAGCTCTCCCTTTTCTGGCCGCCGGTCGGCTGGCCTTGCGCTTTGGCTCGGTCAGTATTGTGGTCTTCACTCGCCTCATTGGCTGCATGATGCTGGCGGCGATGGCCCTGATGCCAAGCTTTTGGCTGGCCGCCGTAATCTATGCCCTCCGCACCGTCTTCAATACGCTCTCCGTGCCAGTGCGCCAGTCCTACCTAATGGGCGTAATCGAGCCCACCGAGCGCGCTAGCGCCGCCGGCTTCTCCAACTCCCCCTCCCAGGTCGGCACCGCGCTTAGCCCTTTCCTGGCCGGCTATTTGATGGAGCACGTCTGGCTGGGATTACCGCTGGAAGGCGGGGCCGTGCTCCAGACCATCAACGCCCTGCTCTATTGGTTCTTCTTCCGCGACCTGCGCCCGCCCGAGGAACTGAAGCTCGACGAGCTGGACGCGGTCGAAGAAAGCCCGACCGCCGTCGGACCAAGCCTGTAA
- a CDS encoding transglutaminase domain-containing protein — MRPIVHRLIAATLATGLLGLIAIPGWLQPPAFAGPDVPPPPPPPSKLRHVSFTYQVSIPTLDKSAKHLDLWLPMPRQDSHQTVTDLTIQAPFKHRIVSLKQFGNRAVYLSADAPLPASVSVTMTFHVTRREWAANLHRAGAAKSEPKDGALGPELQANALVPTTGKIEQTALEVVPAGTPLQQARAIYDYVIKVMKYNENSKGGGHGDALWVCDHHEGVCTDFHSLFVALARSRGIPAQFIFGFPLDKIGAESIDGYHCWAEFYSGGVWVPVDASEAWLAPKYHNFYFGHLDADRVAFTQGRDLELVPPQHGKPLNYFIYPYAELDGQPLIGDQVKLTTSYRDLEQSH; from the coding sequence ATGAGGCCTATCGTTCACCGCCTAATCGCGGCCACCCTCGCCACCGGTCTGCTTGGCCTGATTGCCATCCCCGGCTGGCTTCAGCCGCCCGCCTTCGCGGGCCCTGATGTTCCCCCGCCGCCTCCGCCGCCCAGTAAGCTTCGCCACGTCAGTTTCACTTACCAAGTCTCGATTCCCACCCTCGATAAGTCCGCCAAGCATCTTGATCTGTGGCTGCCTATGCCGCGCCAGGACAGCCATCAGACCGTCACCGACCTGACCATCCAAGCACCATTTAAACATCGGATTGTCTCGCTCAAGCAGTTTGGCAATCGGGCGGTCTATTTGTCGGCCGATGCTCCGCTGCCAGCTTCGGTCAGCGTGACCATGACTTTTCACGTAACCCGGCGGGAGTGGGCAGCGAATTTGCATCGCGCCGGCGCGGCCAAGAGCGAGCCCAAGGACGGCGCCCTCGGGCCCGAGCTACAAGCCAACGCGCTAGTTCCGACCACGGGCAAGATCGAGCAGACGGCGCTCGAAGTGGTGCCGGCGGGGACGCCGCTTCAGCAAGCGCGCGCCATCTATGACTATGTCATCAAAGTGATGAAATACAACGAGAACTCCAAGGGCGGCGGCCATGGCGACGCGTTGTGGGTCTGCGACCATCATGAAGGCGTGTGCACCGATTTCCATTCGCTGTTCGTGGCGTTGGCGCGCTCGCGCGGTATTCCGGCCCAATTCATCTTTGGCTTCCCGCTGGACAAGATCGGGGCCGAGAGTATCGACGGCTATCATTGCTGGGCCGAATTCTACAGCGGCGGTGTGTGGGTGCCTGTGGACGCCTCCGAGGCCTGGTTGGCGCCCAAGTACCACAACTTCTATTTTGGCCACCTCGATGCCGACCGAGTGGCCTTCACCCAGGGGCGCGATTTGGAGTTGGTCCCGCCCCAGCATGGCAAACCGCTTAACTACTTCATCTATCCCTATGCCGAATTGGATGGTCAGCCGCTAATCGGCGACCAGGTCAAGCTCACCACGAGCTATCGCGACCTGGAGCAAAGCCACTAA
- the ftsH gene encoding ATP-dependent zinc metalloprotease FtsH, with protein MPSQQDRSQKPKPGLPPSFTRNIWIWWLILGGLLVWNILSFWPEEHPQVNLPYSAFLAQVEAGNVNQVKIVGATITGQMNHSILWPPQAKPAPSAKPAPTAKPAVAVPLFDGEQEPVPTHYRRFRTTYPAIVGDPGLMALLKAQKVQIEVAPSSTPWLLELLSSWLPMLLLVGVFWWLASKASRAQVNPFGRAKARLYNKERPKVTFNDVAGADEAKTELQEEVDFLRNPQKYHEIGAHIPKGVLLVGGPGTGKTLLARAVAGEAGVPFFSLNASEFVEMFVGVGASRVRDLFSQAKVAAPAIVFIDELDAVGRRRGAGVGTVNDEREQTLNQLLGELDGFEERYEVIVLAATNRPDVLDPALLRPGRFDRQVVVPLPDRIGREGILRLHSRRLRLAADVDLAVLARSTIGLSGADLANLCNEAALTAARHNRSEVTMKDFEEAQDKVRLGAAHPQLMDPSERRVVAYHESGHALVAWLTAGADEVKKVTIVPHGQALGLTEQIPQEERHNFSYSYLMARLAVMLGGRTAEEIAFGEVTTGAENDLIEATRLARRMISRWGMGKLGLVAFQTDEKQPFLGYEMAQGRDYSEATAALIDQNVQSLLEQVHQEVRARLSGARERLDRLVERLLAEETVDSDELVAILGPRAQVPGQANGQMAAVLNSRRGS; from the coding sequence ATGCCCTCGCAGCAGGACAGATCTCAGAAACCAAAACCGGGACTGCCACCGTCCTTTACCCGTAACATATGGATTTGGTGGCTCATCCTAGGCGGGCTGCTGGTCTGGAACATCCTGTCCTTCTGGCCCGAGGAGCATCCGCAAGTCAATTTGCCCTACAGTGCCTTTCTGGCTCAGGTTGAGGCCGGTAACGTCAATCAGGTCAAGATAGTGGGTGCCACTATCACGGGTCAGATGAACCATTCGATTCTCTGGCCTCCCCAAGCCAAGCCCGCGCCCAGTGCCAAGCCCGCGCCCACCGCCAAGCCGGCCGTGGCGGTGCCACTGTTCGATGGCGAGCAAGAGCCGGTTCCAACCCACTACCGGCGCTTTCGCACGACTTACCCGGCCATCGTCGGAGACCCAGGCCTGATGGCGCTGTTGAAGGCTCAAAAGGTCCAGATAGAAGTCGCGCCGTCATCGACTCCGTGGCTGCTGGAGTTGCTATCGAGCTGGTTGCCGATGTTGCTGCTGGTCGGTGTGTTCTGGTGGCTAGCGAGCAAGGCCAGCCGGGCTCAGGTTAATCCATTCGGGCGCGCTAAGGCGCGGCTCTACAACAAGGAGCGCCCCAAGGTTACGTTCAATGACGTGGCTGGTGCGGACGAGGCAAAAACCGAGTTGCAGGAGGAAGTCGATTTCCTGCGCAATCCGCAAAAGTACCATGAGATCGGCGCCCACATCCCCAAGGGCGTGCTGCTGGTGGGCGGCCCCGGGACTGGCAAAACCTTGCTTGCCCGTGCAGTCGCGGGCGAAGCCGGGGTGCCTTTCTTCAGCCTCAATGCGTCGGAGTTCGTCGAGATGTTCGTCGGTGTCGGTGCCAGCCGAGTCCGCGATCTCTTTAGCCAAGCCAAGGTCGCGGCGCCGGCGATCGTTTTTATCGACGAGCTGGATGCGGTAGGTCGGCGCCGAGGTGCTGGGGTGGGCACGGTTAACGACGAGCGCGAGCAGACCTTGAATCAGCTTTTGGGCGAACTCGACGGCTTCGAGGAGCGCTATGAGGTAATCGTGCTGGCGGCCACCAATCGGCCCGACGTCTTGGACCCGGCCCTGCTGCGTCCGGGCCGTTTCGATCGGCAGGTAGTTGTGCCCTTGCCGGATAGAATCGGGCGCGAGGGAATCTTGCGCCTGCATAGCCGCCGGTTGCGCCTGGCCGCGGACGTTGACTTGGCGGTTTTGGCGCGCAGCACCATTGGCCTGAGTGGTGCCGACCTGGCCAATCTGTGCAATGAGGCGGCCTTGACCGCCGCTCGCCACAATCGCTCAGAAGTAACAATGAAGGATTTCGAAGAGGCTCAGGATAAGGTGCGGCTGGGCGCTGCTCATCCCCAATTGATGGATCCCTCCGAACGACGGGTGGTTGCGTATCATGAATCGGGCCACGCGCTGGTGGCTTGGCTGACCGCGGGCGCCGATGAAGTTAAAAAAGTGACTATCGTGCCTCATGGCCAGGCGCTCGGGCTGACCGAACAGATCCCTCAGGAGGAGCGGCACAATTTCAGTTATTCCTATCTGATGGCACGGCTGGCGGTAATGCTAGGTGGTCGTACGGCGGAGGAAATCGCTTTTGGGGAAGTCACCACCGGCGCCGAGAACGATTTGATCGAGGCCACCCGGCTGGCGCGTCGAATGATATCGCGATGGGGGATGGGAAAGCTGGGACTGGTGGCTTTCCAAACTGATGAGAAACAGCCGTTTTTGGGTTATGAAATGGCGCAGGGACGCGATTACAGCGAGGCCACCGCGGCTCTAATCGATCAAAATGTTCAAAGTCTGCTGGAACAGGTCCATCAGGAAGTTCGGGCCCGCCTAAGCGGTGCGCGCGAGCGCCTCGATCGACTAGTGGAGCGGCTGTTGGCCGAGGAAACGGTGGATTCCGATGAGCTGGTGGCGATTTTGGGGCCACGCGCCCAAGTACCGGGCCAAGCTAACGGACAGATGGCCGCTGTGCTAAACAGCCGCCGCGGCAGCTAG
- a CDS encoding LLM class flavin-dependent oxidoreductase, whose amino-acid sequence MARQIPCGIAIPQTFDGPSAAVLDLNRFLPRAEALGFDSLWVQEQIVSDSAILEPVALLTYAAALTSRMRLGSAVLLTVIRNPVQLAKELATLDQLSQGRLIAGVGVGGAYLPERVFGVPTEHRGRRFVETIQVLKALWTQPRASVAGQYWNFENVPMEPKPVQRPHPPIWLAARDPMGIRRAVRHGDGWMGAGSSSSSDFVQQAAQMYAELERAGRDPASFPMSKRVYLAVDADRARAEARLRQWFAERYHNAEMAARVALWGTPAQITEALLKLIAAGATHLLLNPVFDHAEQMEILAGEVVPHLSAKQGA is encoded by the coding sequence ATGGCCCGGCAAATCCCCTGCGGTATCGCAATTCCGCAAACCTTTGATGGGCCCAGTGCGGCAGTGCTTGATCTGAACCGGTTCCTGCCGCGGGCCGAAGCCCTGGGCTTCGACAGCCTGTGGGTGCAGGAGCAGATCGTCAGCGACAGCGCGATTCTGGAGCCCGTCGCGCTATTGACTTACGCCGCGGCTTTGACCAGCCGGATGCGTCTTGGCAGCGCCGTATTGCTAACTGTTATCCGCAACCCTGTCCAACTGGCCAAGGAATTGGCCACGCTCGATCAGTTGTCGCAGGGACGACTAATCGCCGGAGTAGGGGTGGGCGGCGCTTATCTGCCCGAACGAGTCTTCGGCGTTCCCACCGAGCATCGTGGCCGCCGTTTCGTGGAGACCATCCAAGTCCTCAAAGCGCTGTGGACTCAGCCGCGGGCGTCGGTGGCAGGTCAGTATTGGAATTTCGAGAACGTACCGATGGAACCCAAGCCGGTCCAACGACCCCATCCACCGATCTGGCTGGCGGCACGCGATCCGATGGGTATACGACGCGCCGTGCGTCACGGCGACGGCTGGATGGGCGCGGGCTCCTCGTCTTCGTCCGACTTTGTTCAGCAGGCCGCTCAAATGTACGCCGAACTGGAGCGAGCGGGACGTGACCCGGCCAGCTTTCCGATGTCAAAACGGGTATACTTGGCGGTGGATGCCGACCGCGCACGGGCCGAAGCGCGGCTGCGCCAATGGTTCGCCGAGCGCTATCACAACGCCGAGATGGCCGCACGGGTGGCGCTGTGGGGCACCCCAGCGCAAATCACCGAAGCCCTGCTCAAGCTGATTGCGGCCGGCGCCACTCATCTCTTGCTCAACCCCGTATTTGACCATGCCGAGCAGATGGAAATTCTGGCCGGAGAAGTCGTACCCCATTTGTCTGCAAAACAGGGGGCTTGA
- a CDS encoding zinc-dependent alcohol dehydrogenase family protein — MKAVVVESRGPIESRPLRLVELDKPQPAPNEIVVRVLACGVCRTDLHVSEGDLPPHRERIVPGHEVVGEVAQCGSQARRFRPGQRVGVAWLRETCGMCKYCLRGDENLCPNARFTGYDHDGGYAEYAVVREDYAYSMPENLLVQDSAPLLCAGIIGYRALKRAVVKPGTTVGLYGFGSSAHIALQVAHYWGCRVYVMTRGGRHREHAREMGADWVGTAAERPPAPLDSAILFAPAGDLVAPALEALDRGGILAVAGIYLSPIPTLDYERDLFYEKELRSVTANTRRDGEEFLELAGKIPIRTTTEPYPLEQANQALAALKHDQLKGAAVLSIAS; from the coding sequence ATGAAAGCCGTGGTCGTCGAATCGCGCGGGCCGATCGAAAGTCGGCCGCTGCGTTTGGTAGAGCTGGATAAGCCCCAGCCTGCCCCCAACGAAATTGTGGTCCGGGTGCTCGCTTGCGGAGTTTGCCGTACCGATCTGCACGTCAGCGAAGGGGATTTGCCACCCCATCGCGAGCGAATTGTTCCCGGCCACGAGGTGGTCGGTGAGGTGGCGCAATGTGGCTCCCAGGCCCGGCGTTTTCGCCCGGGTCAACGGGTTGGCGTGGCGTGGCTGCGCGAGACCTGCGGGATGTGCAAATACTGCCTGCGCGGCGACGAAAATCTGTGCCCTAATGCTCGCTTCACCGGATACGACCATGACGGCGGCTATGCCGAGTACGCCGTCGTGCGTGAGGATTACGCCTATTCGATGCCCGAGAATTTGCTAGTACAGGACAGCGCCCCACTGCTGTGCGCGGGCATTATCGGCTACCGAGCGCTCAAGCGGGCCGTGGTCAAACCTGGTACCACGGTGGGTCTGTACGGCTTTGGCAGCTCGGCTCACATCGCCTTGCAGGTGGCGCATTATTGGGGCTGCCGGGTGTACGTGATGACGCGCGGCGGCCGCCATCGCGAGCACGCGCGCGAGATGGGTGCGGACTGGGTCGGCACGGCGGCCGAACGGCCGCCAGCTCCCTTGGATTCAGCCATCCTGTTTGCACCGGCGGGCGACTTGGTCGCGCCCGCGCTGGAAGCCCTGGACCGGGGTGGGATCTTGGCGGTCGCCGGGATCTATCTGAGTCCGATCCCCACGCTGGATTACGAGCGTGACCTCTTTTACGAGAAAGAACTGCGCAGCGTAACTGCCAACACGCGCCGCGATGGGGAGGAATTTCTCGAGCTTGCAGGGAAAATTCCAATCCGTACAACTACCGAGCCCTATCCACTAGAGCAGGCCAACCAAGCACTGGCCGCGCTCAAGCACGACCAACTCAAAGGTGCCGCTGTCCTGTCCATCGCATCATGA